A region from the Mycolicibacterium phlei genome encodes:
- a CDS encoding AMP-binding protein: protein MTALSQVSLSLRHLQSLTSDHVVTRSLLIANASERPQRRFVLFEDGTEWSYARTLDEAAAAGNALRELGVDQGDRVALIMSNGPDFLRLWFGAALLGATIVPLNPALKDELLTRPLKIAGPSAIFTEVAELRDELRDAFPGTPVMPAREVTASDRSIPELKREIGLWDDEKLLMTSGTTGPSKLVRVPYLYGYCGYSAILIAQGFRPGDVFQIDIPLFHTAALGYVNGALATGAGIYVRSKPALDRYWEIARDADVSAGILISSMVPVLMSQPPRDADRDHRVRFLMVAPLPPDIDDFKARFGIPVLLTACGSTEASTPFRGVGEQGVDTSYCGEVVPGFEVRLVDANDQEVPVGASGEAIVRAARPFMMSPGYVGDESATARAWRNGWFHTGDLLRADEHGRYYFVDRIKDVVRRRGENISAYEVERAFYSHPSVAEVACVAHPSDTGVEDEVKVFVVKTPGGQCTPAELLEHVYERLPYHMVPRYFEFIDALPKTTTDKPQKYLLREMGNSEATWDSVANGYRVTRHGIERPQLEHS, encoded by the coding sequence ATGACCGCGCTGTCCCAGGTTTCGTTGAGTTTGCGGCACCTCCAGTCACTGACATCCGACCATGTCGTCACCCGATCACTGTTGATCGCCAACGCGTCGGAGCGGCCGCAGCGGCGATTCGTCCTGTTCGAGGACGGCACGGAGTGGTCCTACGCCAGGACCCTGGATGAGGCCGCCGCCGCCGGCAACGCCCTGCGAGAGCTCGGGGTTGATCAGGGTGACCGGGTTGCGCTCATCATGTCCAATGGTCCGGACTTCCTGCGACTGTGGTTCGGTGCCGCGTTGCTGGGCGCCACCATCGTGCCCCTCAATCCTGCGCTCAAGGATGAGCTCCTCACCCGACCGTTGAAGATCGCGGGACCGTCGGCGATCTTCACCGAGGTCGCAGAACTGCGCGACGAGCTGCGAGACGCATTCCCCGGCACGCCGGTGATGCCGGCACGCGAGGTGACCGCTTCGGATCGATCAATTCCGGAGCTCAAGCGCGAGATCGGCCTGTGGGACGACGAGAAGTTGTTGATGACCTCCGGAACCACCGGGCCGTCGAAGCTGGTCCGGGTGCCGTATCTCTATGGCTACTGCGGATATTCGGCAATCCTTATCGCGCAGGGGTTCAGGCCTGGTGACGTGTTCCAGATCGACATTCCGCTCTTCCACACGGCGGCGCTCGGCTATGTGAACGGGGCGCTGGCCACCGGCGCGGGGATCTATGTCCGCAGCAAGCCGGCCCTGGACAGGTACTGGGAGATCGCCCGCGACGCCGACGTGAGCGCGGGGATCCTGATCAGCTCGATGGTTCCGGTGCTGATGAGCCAGCCTCCCAGGGATGCGGACCGCGACCACCGGGTGAGGTTCCTCATGGTCGCGCCCCTGCCGCCGGACATCGATGACTTCAAGGCGCGATTCGGAATACCGGTTCTGCTGACCGCATGTGGAAGTACCGAGGCGTCGACGCCGTTCCGCGGCGTCGGCGAACAGGGTGTCGACACTTCGTATTGCGGCGAAGTCGTACCGGGATTCGAGGTCCGGCTCGTCGATGCCAACGATCAGGAGGTACCCGTCGGCGCCAGCGGTGAGGCCATCGTGAGGGCCGCGCGGCCGTTCATGATGAGCCCGGGCTACGTCGGTGACGAGTCGGCCACAGCCAGGGCGTGGCGCAACGGATGGTTCCACACGGGTGATCTGCTGCGGGCGGATGAACACGGTCGGTACTACTTCGTCGACCGGATCAAGGACGTTGTGCGGCGGCGGGGAGAGAACATCTCCGCGTACGAGGTCGAGCGGGCGTTCTATTCACACCCGTCGGTGGCGGAGGTTGCCTGTGTGGCACATCCGTCGGACACGGGCGTCGAAGACGAGGTCAAGGTCTTCGTCGTGAAGACTCCCGGCGGGCAGTGCACACCGGCCGAACTGCTCGAGCATGTGTACGAGCGTCTGCCCTACCACATGGTGCCCCGGTACTTCGAGTTCATCGACGCCCTGCCGAAAACGACGACGGACAAGCCGCAGAAGTACCTGCTCAGGGAGATGGGAAACAGCGAGGCCACCTGGGACTCCGTGGCGAACGGGTATCGCGTCACACGGCACGGAATCGAGCGGCCGCAGCTCGAGCACAGCTGA
- a CDS encoding flavin reductase, with protein MTAPETRRSHDGDAAAFDSSEFRSIMGHYPTGVTVVTAIDSDGEPVGLTIGSFSSVSLDPPLVAFYPQRESGSFARLRQADVFCINFLADDQEDGCRNFASRSGDKFSGVRWQTSPAGAPILEGAIAWLECSFHAIAEAGDHFIVTGAVRCFEAQRDRMPLLFFRGGYGSFLPRTLALAPSQQLQTLLRYVDIARPLMDKLSDRLETGCLAAAVVDNHIMTLASTSDPQNHLVPAAVGQRVAWRPPLGAMFVAWDRRPEAFENWLRRSSAPLDDAQRGHYEAALQRVRERGWSIALATEEQKAFENSLPNPVSGSFAASAGPDDLIPKLYASYEPVLPDRGTELRVRHIGAPVFDPSGQVVLVLHLFGLPARMTVDEIDAYASITRTIADQVTDSIRPRV; from the coding sequence ATGACAGCCCCAGAGACGCGGCGATCGCACGACGGTGACGCTGCTGCCTTCGACTCCTCGGAGTTCCGCAGCATCATGGGTCACTACCCGACCGGCGTCACCGTCGTGACGGCGATCGATTCGGACGGTGAGCCGGTCGGGTTGACGATCGGATCGTTCTCCTCGGTATCGCTGGATCCCCCGTTGGTGGCGTTCTACCCCCAGAGGGAGAGCGGGAGCTTCGCCCGCCTGCGGCAGGCCGACGTCTTCTGCATCAACTTCCTGGCCGACGACCAGGAGGATGGCTGCCGGAACTTCGCCTCCCGGTCGGGAGACAAGTTCTCAGGCGTCCGGTGGCAGACGTCGCCGGCGGGCGCTCCCATCCTCGAGGGCGCCATCGCATGGCTGGAGTGTTCCTTCCACGCCATCGCCGAGGCAGGTGACCATTTCATCGTCACCGGGGCTGTGCGTTGCTTTGAGGCGCAACGTGATCGGATGCCGTTGTTGTTCTTCCGCGGCGGCTACGGTTCGTTCCTGCCGCGGACGCTGGCGCTTGCGCCGAGTCAGCAACTTCAAACCCTGCTGCGGTACGTGGACATCGCGCGTCCGCTGATGGACAAGTTGTCGGACCGCCTGGAGACCGGCTGTCTCGCGGCGGCGGTGGTGGACAACCACATCATGACCCTGGCCAGCACCAGCGACCCCCAGAATCACCTGGTGCCTGCCGCGGTCGGGCAGCGCGTGGCGTGGCGGCCGCCCCTTGGCGCGATGTTCGTGGCCTGGGACCGGCGTCCGGAGGCGTTCGAGAACTGGCTGCGCCGCTCCTCCGCGCCGCTGGACGATGCACAGCGAGGCCATTACGAGGCGGCGCTGCAGCGCGTCCGCGAGCGGGGGTGGTCCATCGCCCTGGCCACTGAGGAGCAGAAGGCGTTCGAGAACTCGCTTCCGAACCCGGTGTCCGGCAGTTTCGCCGCGAGCGCGGGACCGGACGATCTGATTCCCAAGCTGTACGCCAGCTACGAACCGGTTCTGCCGGACAGGGGAACCGAACTGCGGGTGCGGCACATCGGTGCGCCGGTGTTCGATCCGAGCGGCCAGGTGGTGCTCGTTCTGCATCTGTTCGGGTTACCGGCCCGGATGACTGTTGATGAGATCGACGCCTACGCCTCGATCACCCGGACGATAGCCGACCAGGTGACCGATTCGATCCGACCGCGTGTATGA
- a CDS encoding cytochrome P450 → MTSTENAKCPVISWDYELGGCPALSSYGRMAEIQKVGPVLQVEAAGGYPGYLMATRYDVITEILQDPETWSSHSVVALEPEPDYQWIPEMLDPPVHTNWRRLLAPHFTPQAAKAYEDRVRSYCASLIDGLVGKETIDFTNDFARIFPTQIFLEIFGLPESDLEQFLHWEDLIIHRTSESDPDRSKMKAAMDEVIGYFATLIATRRQDPSLQGEDVLSAALGWEIDGEPIPDAELLTFCLFMFIAGLDTVAAQLAWTFNHLATHDGHRQRLVDDPECASAAVEEYLRAFPIVVTGRKATTDTEIAGVPVKAGQTVMLPLQAAGRDPEQYADPETVDFDRKVTRHVAFGVGPHRCLGAHLARVELKVALQEWHKRIPNYRLANEPTEHTAGAWGIDHLVLRPY, encoded by the coding sequence ATGACATCCACCGAGAATGCCAAGTGTCCCGTCATCAGCTGGGATTACGAGCTGGGCGGCTGCCCCGCCCTGTCGTCCTACGGCCGGATGGCGGAGATCCAGAAGGTGGGGCCGGTTCTCCAGGTGGAGGCCGCCGGCGGTTACCCGGGCTATCTGATGGCGACCCGGTACGACGTCATCACCGAGATCCTGCAGGACCCCGAGACGTGGAGCAGCCACTCGGTCGTGGCGCTTGAGCCGGAACCGGACTACCAGTGGATTCCGGAGATGCTCGATCCGCCCGTGCACACCAACTGGCGCAGGCTGCTGGCGCCCCACTTCACCCCCCAGGCGGCGAAGGCCTACGAGGACCGGGTCCGGTCGTACTGTGCGTCCCTGATCGACGGCCTGGTCGGCAAGGAGACGATCGACTTCACCAACGATTTCGCCCGGATCTTCCCGACCCAGATCTTCCTGGAGATCTTCGGCCTTCCCGAGTCGGATCTCGAGCAGTTCCTGCACTGGGAAGACCTCATCATCCACCGCACCAGCGAGAGCGACCCGGACCGCAGCAAGATGAAGGCCGCGATGGACGAGGTCATCGGGTATTTCGCCACCCTCATCGCAACCCGTCGCCAGGATCCGTCGCTGCAGGGCGAGGATGTCCTGTCGGCCGCGCTCGGTTGGGAGATCGACGGCGAGCCGATTCCGGACGCGGAACTGCTGACCTTCTGCCTGTTCATGTTCATCGCGGGTCTGGACACCGTGGCGGCGCAGCTGGCGTGGACCTTCAACCACCTGGCGACGCATGACGGCCATCGGCAGCGGCTGGTCGACGACCCCGAGTGCGCGTCCGCCGCGGTGGAGGAGTACCTGCGGGCCTTCCCCATCGTCGTCACCGGCCGTAAGGCCACCACCGACACCGAGATCGCCGGTGTTCCGGTCAAGGCCGGGCAGACCGTGATGCTGCCGCTGCAGGCGGCGGGCCGCGATCCCGAGCAGTACGCCGATCCGGAGACGGTCGACTTCGATCGCAAGGTGACCCGGCACGTGGCATTCGGTGTCGGCCCGCACCGGTGCCTCGGTGCGCACCTGGCCCGCGTCGAGCTCAAGGTCGCCCTGCAGGAGTGGCACAAGCGCATCCCGAACTACCGGCTGGCCAACGAGCCCACCGAGCACACCGCAGGTGCGTGGGGGATCGACCATCTCGTTCTGCGCCCCTACTGA
- a CDS encoding transketolase-like TK C-terminal-containing protein → MSQETLRISSSPDGGSDRDRVLTAVHDRVLWLATAIVHHANRVRPNNSGLKVGGHQASSASMVSIMTSLWFEHLRPEDRVSVKPHASPVLYAINYLLGDLAERELTTLRQFGGLQAYPSRTKSPHLVDYSTGSVGIGATAPLWGAISRRYVSAHTGRGAEGRQYSLVGDAELDEGAVWEAILDPAVADLGEVVWIVDLNRQSLDRVVPAIAARRMETMFAAAGWQVITVPFGKLLTSLFEQPGGEALRTRIIDMPNAEYQRLLRCEAAEVRRRLPGTGPSAGAIAELISSLDDTTLVRAVRNLGGHDLSVLREAFAAIDDTRPTVILAYTIKGFGLPVEGHPQNHSALLTDEQFAELAARMGLDPADPWQRFPPTSDAGRLCAETADRLTRREVPVAAPPDIPDDFGRTPKGRTTTQAALGRVLLDLTRESPGAAGRVVTVSPDVSTTTNLGGWVNKVGVWSPAERRDWFADDSETLVHWREKPTGQHIELGIAETNLVGLISELGATWSRWGEPLFPIGVVYDPFVERALEPWSFGIYAGGQSILVGTPSGVTLAPEGGAHQSVKTPAIGLQQPGCIGYEPAFALDTEWVLLACLARLGRPGGTSAYLRLSTRPIDQALAGVPTDSAARERRRRQVVAGGYPLIRRDGARVTIAAMGAAVVEAIEAAERLDALGVVADVVCVTSPRLLFDAVQARHGRADAPSWILDQLFPADRATPIVTVLDGHPHTLAFLAGINRVRADFLGVADFGQSGDLADVYRYHGIDTDSIVRSALDVL, encoded by the coding sequence ATGTCACAAGAGACGCTGCGGATTTCCTCGAGTCCGGATGGTGGGTCTGATCGGGATCGAGTCCTGACGGCCGTGCATGACCGGGTGCTCTGGCTGGCGACCGCCATCGTGCACCACGCGAATCGCGTGCGGCCGAACAACTCCGGACTCAAAGTCGGGGGACACCAGGCGTCTTCGGCGTCGATGGTGTCGATCATGACGTCGTTGTGGTTCGAGCACCTGCGGCCCGAAGACCGGGTTTCGGTGAAACCCCATGCGTCCCCGGTCCTGTACGCGATCAACTACCTATTGGGTGATCTCGCCGAGCGGGAGTTGACCACTCTCCGGCAGTTCGGCGGACTACAGGCCTACCCCAGCAGGACGAAGAGCCCGCACCTGGTCGACTACTCGACCGGTTCGGTCGGCATCGGGGCGACCGCGCCTCTGTGGGGGGCGATCTCGCGGCGTTACGTCAGTGCCCACACGGGACGAGGTGCAGAAGGCCGGCAGTACTCCCTGGTCGGGGACGCTGAACTCGACGAGGGCGCGGTGTGGGAGGCGATCCTCGACCCGGCCGTCGCCGACCTCGGCGAGGTGGTCTGGATCGTCGATCTGAACCGGCAGTCCCTCGACCGGGTCGTGCCGGCCATCGCGGCCAGGCGTATGGAGACGATGTTCGCCGCCGCCGGATGGCAGGTCATCACCGTTCCCTTCGGGAAACTGCTCACGTCGCTGTTCGAGCAACCGGGCGGCGAGGCGTTGCGCACCCGGATAATCGACATGCCCAACGCCGAGTACCAGCGTCTACTTCGTTGCGAGGCGGCTGAAGTGCGGCGCAGGCTCCCCGGCACCGGACCGTCTGCGGGGGCCATCGCAGAGCTGATCTCCTCGCTGGACGACACGACACTTGTTCGCGCGGTTCGCAATCTGGGCGGCCACGACCTGTCGGTGCTGCGCGAGGCGTTCGCCGCGATCGACGACACCCGCCCCACGGTGATCCTGGCCTACACCATCAAAGGATTCGGTCTTCCCGTCGAGGGGCATCCCCAGAATCACTCGGCACTGTTGACCGACGAGCAGTTCGCCGAACTGGCAGCCCGGATGGGTCTGGATCCGGCCGATCCGTGGCAGCGCTTTCCCCCGACCAGCGACGCCGGCCGACTCTGCGCCGAAACCGCGGACCGCCTGACCCGGCGCGAGGTTCCGGTGGCGGCGCCGCCGGACATTCCCGACGATTTCGGCCGGACCCCGAAGGGCAGGACGACGACGCAGGCCGCCCTCGGACGCGTCCTGCTCGATCTCACCCGCGAATCACCCGGTGCCGCAGGGCGGGTAGTGACGGTCAGTCCCGACGTCTCGACCACCACGAACCTCGGCGGATGGGTGAACAAGGTCGGCGTGTGGTCGCCCGCCGAACGGCGCGACTGGTTCGCCGACGATTCGGAGACGCTCGTTCACTGGCGGGAGAAGCCCACCGGGCAGCACATCGAGCTCGGGATCGCCGAGACGAACCTCGTCGGGTTGATCAGTGAACTCGGCGCTACCTGGAGTCGTTGGGGCGAACCGCTTTTCCCGATTGGCGTGGTGTACGACCCGTTCGTCGAACGCGCACTCGAACCGTGGTCCTTCGGGATCTATGCGGGTGGGCAGTCCATCCTGGTCGGTACGCCGTCCGGGGTGACCCTCGCCCCAGAGGGTGGTGCGCACCAGTCCGTGAAGACACCTGCGATTGGCCTTCAGCAGCCGGGTTGCATCGGGTACGAACCCGCCTTCGCCCTCGATACCGAATGGGTCCTGCTGGCCTGTCTGGCGCGGCTGGGTAGGCCGGGCGGTACCTCGGCATACCTTCGGCTCTCCACTCGACCCATCGACCAGGCGTTGGCCGGGGTACCGACGGACAGCGCGGCGCGTGAGCGCCGTCGGCGTCAGGTGGTGGCCGGAGGTTATCCCCTGATCCGTCGAGACGGTGCCCGGGTGACCATCGCGGCGATGGGAGCGGCTGTGGTCGAGGCGATCGAGGCCGCGGAACGGCTCGATGCACTCGGCGTGGTCGCCGACGTCGTCTGTGTGACGAGCCCGCGGTTGCTTTTCGACGCCGTACAGGCCAGGCACGGCCGTGCCGACGCACCAAGCTGGATCCTGGACCAGCTGTTTCCAGCCGACCGGGCCACCCCGATCGTCACCGTGCTGGACGGTCACCCGCACACGCTCGCGTTCCTCGCGGGAATCAACCGGGTCCGGGCGGACTTCCTGGGGGTGGCCGATTTCGGGCAGTCGGGCGATCTTGCCGATGTGTATCGGTATCACGGCATCGACACCGACAGCATCGTGCGCAGCGCTCTCGACGTGCTGTAG
- a CDS encoding CaiB/BaiF CoA transferase family protein: MTLPLQGVRVLELGNYIAAPTAGRLLADFGAEVIKVERPGTGDELRRWRLHRGDTSLLYRTINRNKKSVVIDLRTEEGRRDVKRLAAQCDIVLENFRPGTLEKWGIGPDELSADKPDLIVVRISAFGQTGPLAERPGFAAVAEAVGGLRELVGEEDRPPVRVGVSIGDSIAGLFAAYGAVMALHQRDKVRPQTLPLKSRVVDVALSESVLAMMESLIPDYVAYGVERKRIGGRVEGIAPSNAYRCKDGTIVIAGNSDGIFPRLMETIGRADLAADPDLAANDGRWLRRDELDGAIEAWTMTLSRDEALKRLEEAAVPSGPIYRAADIVADEQYRARDMIQYLPVDIGDGEVREVGFTGVVPVIGGRSLPIRSVGPDLGEHTEQVFRDLLHKAVVSE, from the coding sequence GTGACCCTTCCGCTGCAGGGCGTGCGGGTTCTGGAGCTCGGCAACTACATTGCCGCTCCGACCGCCGGCCGACTGCTGGCCGACTTCGGGGCCGAGGTCATCAAGGTGGAACGACCGGGCACCGGCGACGAGTTGCGACGGTGGCGGCTACACCGGGGCGACACCTCCCTGCTGTACCGCACGATCAACCGCAACAAGAAGTCGGTTGTGATCGATCTGCGCACCGAAGAGGGTCGTCGGGATGTCAAAAGGCTTGCCGCGCAATGCGATATCGTGCTCGAGAACTTTCGGCCGGGCACCCTGGAGAAGTGGGGAATCGGTCCTGACGAGCTGAGTGCCGACAAGCCCGATCTGATCGTCGTGCGCATCTCTGCCTTCGGGCAGACCGGGCCGTTGGCCGAGCGTCCCGGATTCGCGGCGGTGGCCGAGGCGGTCGGTGGCCTGCGGGAGCTGGTGGGAGAAGAGGACCGCCCGCCGGTCCGGGTCGGTGTCTCGATCGGTGACTCCATCGCGGGGCTGTTCGCGGCGTACGGCGCGGTGATGGCCCTGCACCAGCGGGACAAGGTTCGTCCCCAGACGCTGCCCCTAAAGAGCCGTGTCGTCGACGTGGCGTTGAGCGAATCCGTTCTGGCGATGATGGAATCGCTCATTCCCGACTATGTGGCGTATGGCGTCGAACGCAAGCGGATCGGCGGAAGGGTGGAGGGTATCGCTCCCTCGAATGCCTACCGGTGCAAGGACGGCACCATCGTCATCGCCGGCAACAGCGACGGGATCTTCCCGCGTCTGATGGAGACGATCGGACGTGCCGACCTCGCGGCGGATCCGGATTTGGCGGCCAACGACGGTCGCTGGCTCCGGCGCGACGAACTCGACGGTGCGATCGAGGCCTGGACCATGACGCTGTCCCGGGACGAGGCGCTGAAGCGGCTCGAGGAGGCCGCTGTGCCGTCGGGGCCGATCTACCGGGCGGCGGACATCGTGGCCGACGAGCAGTACCGCGCACGCGACATGATCCAGTATCTGCCCGTCGACATCGGCGACGGCGAGGTGCGGGAAGTCGGGTTCACCGGCGTCGTACCGGTCATCGGCGGGCGGTCGCTGCCGATCCGGTCGGTGGGCCCCGATCTCGGAGAGCACACCGAGCAGGTGTTCCGGGATCTTCTGCACAAGGCCGTGGTTTCGGAGTGA
- a CDS encoding NDMA-dependent alcohol dehydrogenase, protein MKSHAAVLWEQPGKWQIEEVEVRDPGPGDVQIRIEAAGLCHSDYAFATGDSPVQYFPWIGGHEGAGVVTAVGSDVKSVEVGDHVVTIFIPSCGRCRWCASGQGNLCDEGARIMALGAGEEQFRIHTTSGQGVGQTALLGTFSQYTCVPEQSVIKIDKDIPFTSACLVACGVPTGWGAAVNAGAVQPGDVVVVLGTGGIGMNSVQGARHAGASHVIAVDPSPFKREQAVKFGATETFASLDDAAERIAHLTNGQGADATLVSVGLLTSKIAGKALDSVRKAGTLVITSLGRGGDAGIPADLMMYALYQKRIQGSLFGAQAPALAVPRLLQMYKDGQLKLDELVTRTYSLDQVNEAYEDVEAGTVIRPVIEMTH, encoded by the coding sequence ATGAAGTCACACGCAGCCGTGCTCTGGGAGCAGCCGGGTAAGTGGCAGATCGAAGAGGTTGAGGTCCGCGATCCGGGTCCGGGTGACGTGCAGATCCGAATCGAGGCCGCCGGCCTGTGCCACTCCGACTACGCGTTCGCCACCGGCGACTCCCCGGTGCAGTACTTCCCATGGATCGGCGGGCACGAGGGCGCCGGCGTGGTCACCGCGGTCGGTTCGGATGTGAAATCGGTCGAGGTCGGCGACCACGTGGTCACGATCTTCATCCCGAGCTGCGGCCGGTGCCGGTGGTGCGCTTCGGGCCAGGGCAACCTCTGCGATGAGGGCGCCCGGATCATGGCGCTCGGTGCGGGCGAGGAGCAGTTCCGTATCCACACCACCAGCGGACAGGGCGTCGGTCAGACCGCACTGCTCGGAACCTTCTCTCAGTACACGTGCGTTCCGGAGCAGAGCGTCATCAAGATCGACAAGGACATCCCGTTCACCTCGGCGTGTCTGGTGGCCTGCGGTGTGCCGACCGGCTGGGGTGCGGCCGTCAATGCCGGCGCCGTGCAGCCGGGCGATGTGGTTGTCGTCCTGGGCACCGGCGGCATCGGGATGAACTCGGTCCAGGGTGCCCGTCACGCCGGCGCGAGCCACGTGATCGCCGTTGACCCCTCACCGTTCAAGCGCGAGCAGGCGGTGAAGTTCGGCGCCACCGAGACGTTCGCGAGTCTTGACGACGCCGCGGAGCGGATCGCTCACCTCACGAACGGTCAGGGAGCGGACGCCACCCTGGTCTCGGTGGGCCTGCTGACATCGAAAATCGCCGGTAAGGCACTGGATTCGGTGCGTAAGGCCGGCACTCTGGTGATCACCTCACTCGGACGCGGCGGCGACGCCGGGATTCCCGCTGACCTGATGATGTACGCGCTGTACCAGAAGCGTATCCAGGGCTCGCTGTTCGGTGCGCAGGCCCCGGCACTGGCCGTGCCGCGACTGCTGCAGATGTACAAGGACGGCCAACTGAAGCTCGATGAGCTTGTCACTCGTACGTACTCCCTGGATCAGGTGAATGAGGCATACGAGGATGTCGAGGCCGGAACGGTCATCCGTCCTGTCATCGAGATGACGCACTAG
- a CDS encoding hydroxymethylglutaryl-CoA lyase gives MSTATFRDVTLRDGLQLTKKPLSVERKAEIVRALLDLGVPELEIGSMARPDLVPTLANTLDLVGELTEEELARCWVWTATPRHVEKAAAAGVRNFQYCLSASDAHNKANVGRSTETSLDTVPEAVAIAASVGGRIELCLATAFTCPFDGPVAADRVVAIAGDERTAGMDDIVLCDTLGQAVPAEVSNLIERVSHETPERRIVFHGHDTWGMGVANTLAAIDAGAAMVDGCLGGLGGCPFAPGASGNTATEDILFALRPAWFTPSALHELIALSERLLGELGEPMRAKSVQGARSKASAFPWVIS, from the coding sequence ATGAGTACCGCGACGTTTCGTGACGTCACGCTGCGCGACGGCCTGCAACTGACGAAGAAGCCGCTGAGCGTCGAGCGGAAGGCCGAGATCGTCCGGGCACTGCTCGATCTCGGTGTTCCGGAACTCGAGATCGGCTCCATGGCCCGCCCGGATCTGGTGCCGACGCTGGCGAACACCCTTGATCTGGTGGGTGAACTCACCGAGGAGGAACTCGCCCGCTGTTGGGTGTGGACCGCTACACCCCGGCACGTGGAGAAGGCGGCCGCGGCGGGGGTGCGCAACTTCCAGTACTGCCTGTCAGCATCGGACGCCCACAATAAGGCCAATGTCGGCCGCTCGACCGAGACGAGCCTGGACACCGTGCCCGAGGCCGTGGCGATCGCCGCGAGCGTCGGCGGGCGCATCGAGTTGTGCCTCGCCACGGCGTTCACCTGCCCGTTCGACGGCCCGGTGGCCGCGGATCGGGTCGTCGCGATCGCTGGCGATGAGCGGACGGCGGGGATGGACGACATCGTCCTGTGCGACACGCTCGGACAAGCCGTGCCTGCCGAAGTCTCGAACCTGATCGAGCGAGTCAGTCACGAGACCCCGGAGCGCCGCATCGTGTTCCACGGACACGACACGTGGGGCATGGGTGTCGCGAACACGTTGGCGGCCATTGACGCCGGCGCGGCGATGGTCGACGGGTGCCTCGGTGGTCTCGGCGGCTGTCCGTTCGCTCCCGGCGCCAGCGGCAACACCGCGACGGAGGACATCCTGTTCGCGCTACGGCCGGCGTGGTTCACGCCGTCCGCTCTGCACGAGCTGATCGCCTTGTCGGAGCGACTTCTCGGGGAGTTGGGCGAGCCCATGCGTGCGAAGTCGGTGCAGGGCGCGCGCTCGAAAGCCAGTGCGTTTCCGTGGGTTATCAGCTGA
- a CDS encoding VOC family protein: MIHHLAITPKNFKVSHEFYTQAMGFKLVKIVKRQAMGGAEAGWTKHVFYSTGSGLFVLWDLHLTGVNPGDDWDPAISTGLGLPWWINHIAFSVENQEELEERKQRLLAYGCTVSQVDHEFIESVYTKDPDGNMVEFTYDKRPLNQQDIDEAEALLVDDTPATLPDYAGTLYFPDGRVIEAPSS, from the coding sequence ATGATCCACCATCTGGCGATCACCCCCAAGAACTTCAAGGTCTCACACGAGTTCTACACGCAGGCGATGGGCTTCAAGCTCGTCAAGATCGTGAAGCGCCAGGCCATGGGCGGCGCGGAGGCGGGTTGGACCAAGCACGTCTTCTACAGCACCGGCAGCGGACTGTTCGTCCTCTGGGACCTGCACCTGACCGGTGTGAACCCCGGAGACGACTGGGATCCGGCCATCTCCACCGGCCTCGGCCTGCCCTGGTGGATCAACCACATCGCCTTCTCGGTGGAGAACCAGGAGGAGTTGGAGGAGCGCAAGCAGCGTCTGCTCGCCTACGGCTGCACCGTCAGCCAGGTCGATCACGAGTTCATCGAGTCGGTCTACACCAAGGACCCCGACGGCAACATGGTCGAGTTCACCTACGACAAGCGGCCGCTGAATCAGCAGGACATCGATGAGGCCGAGGCCCTGCTGGTCGACGACACGCCTGCGACCCTGCCCGATTACGCCGGCACGCTCTACTTCCCGGACGGGCGCGTGATCGAAGCCCCGTCCTCGTAA